GATTCGACTTCCTGGCTTGATAGTTACATCAGGAGAGATAAACAGCTTAGCATCGTATTCCACCTTGTCTGACGTTACGGTCTGTGTCGCGCTTGGAAGAGTTGATTGAGAGAGTCCACAAGGCTCGTCAGCCAACACAACGACAGGCTGCTGCCGTGTTTTACCGCTCACTGGATCTTTTACATCCTTCATTTCCGAAACAGTACATAAGCCTTCATAGGTGCTCTCCAGCGCTGCCCGTTCCGCAGCTACCATGCCAAATTGCATAGTTACCACCTCAATCTGCGGAACGCTTGCAACTGAGCAGAATAGTTCCGCACGAAAGCTGCTCCAGATCCTACAGTAACTGTCGCCTTAGCGGATCCGAACGCTGTTGTAACATCTCCACGCTTGATACTAGTAACTGCTGGCACGGTCTGTTCGAATTCTGTAGGGTACTTCGTCCGGTAGTAATCCTCAGCAATATGCAGAACCACATTATCCAAGGCTTCTGGAATAGATGGTATGTTGCAATAAGTTTTAATCTCCTGGACGATAGTTTCCAAAACAAACAGCAGTCTACTATCCTTACTGGTATCTTCAAACGGTATCAGTAGTAATTGTTTCAGTCGAATTAGATACTTTTGGATCTCCTCCGGCATCTGCTTCACCTGCTTTCAGGATAACTGCAAGCACTTCCTTTATCTTCGAAGCTTCGCCCAAGTCAATACCATGTTCCTTAGCATATTTCTTGAGTGCTGGCAGTTTCATTTCTTCCAGCGGCACATCCTGCTCATCTTCATCATCATCAAATTCAGGCACATCTTCACGCCGAATTACTCCATCCTTAATGAGCGATTCCACTTCACTCGGCAGGATGGCAATAGTCTCACCAGCTTGATAAAACTTCCGGTTATATTTAGCGGTTATAGCTAGGGAGATATCAATACGTTTTTCTTCAGCCATTTTTAATCTTCCTTTCAAATGGGGGTAAGAGAGGCATCAGCCTCTCCTTATGCTACTTTAACGATGTAAATGTTATCGATAGACTCAAACGATGGCAGGGTAATTTCAGAAACGATAGTTTGAACGTTGACAGGGTGAGGTTCTTTAATAGTAGTGATAGCCACACCAGTTTCAACAATATTAACTTGGGCTACAGTTGCTCCACTCATAAGATCAGCTTCCTCAGGCGTTGTACCAAAGTATGTGTTACCTAAAGTGCCATCCGGAATAAACGTAATGAAGTCATCAGGGTAATATAAATGAGAACTTCCATCCTGCAGTTCGTACTTCTTGTTGTACACCGAAATAGAAATCCCCAGTTTATTCAGCAGGTACTGTCTCATGAGAGCATCAGTCATGATGATGTTTTGGCCGCCTAGCGGATTCATATCCAAACGAATCGCTTTGTTCTTCATGATATATCCCCATGTCTTGCGTGTGCAGATTGCTTTAGTTAATTGAACGCCACGGTCATCATCCATGGTTTGTTGGATTTCCTGAATATCTCCAACGATATCAGCATCAGGATTAGACCATTTGTCATCACCAGTTAAAGTAACTTTGTGATTATCAGGCATCTGATAGTCGTAATCATAATTTTGGCGGTTAGCAGTAATCAAAATCTTGCCGGTAGACAAGAGTTGCATCCGCATACGTTCCGGGTTGACTAGTGCGCCTTTCACAAGCGTAGTCGCATCGTCGTAAATGTTATTGATCAGCGGCATATAATACTGCTCGTTTGTAGATGCCATCAATTCAAGAAGTTCCTGACGCTCTTCCTCTCCAATGCTCATTGCTTCTCGGAAGAACGGCATCTTTGTTTTAACATCCTTGAATCCAATACGGTCCCTCAATGTGGCTTTTGCATCAAATGCAGACGGCATGAGTGCAACTGGCAACCCCTTTGAACCTTTAATCCATTTCAGCGTAAGGCCTTTTTGCTTCTTAGATGGGAAAAGTGTTTCCCCAAGGTAAGGAATTTCCTCAGATGTGACAGTGTTATAATACGTGCCGATGCTTTCCGCATCAACAAGATCAAAAATTGTTTTCATGATATTTTCCCCTTTCTTATTTCAGAAATGTAATCTGCTTCAAAGCTGAAATTTCTTCAGCCGTCGGAGCAGTTGGTATTTTTACTAGGTCAACAAATCCGTGAATCATCATTGCACCCGGTGCTGGCCCGTCGGTTACATCAACATCATTGAACAAAACACCTTCTGCATTTGAAACTCCGGTTGTAGTAACTGCTTTTTTTGCAAGTTTTGTCTGATCAGTCAGAATCCCGTTTCCGAGAATAGTTCCAGCAGGAACAATCTTCTTGCCTTCTGTATTTGCTGTGATCCCTGTGTTATCTACAGTCACAGCCAAATTGACGTAATGGTCCGGAAATTTATGAATCTGCTTTCTATTTCCGTATGTCGTTGTAGTAAATTTACTCATTACTTTTCACTCCTTAATTGAAATATGATTCTCTTGCCTTTTCCAAATCTTTACCCCCAGCGTTCCTTTGATCAGCTAGAAGTTTTCCAAAGTTTTCTGGTTGTTGTCCGCCGCCTCCGCTTGGCTTACTATCAGATGGCGTTGTCCCGCGGAAAGCTGGAGGCTTGCTTTCCTGCTTTTCTGCAAACAAAAAGCCCTTGCTTTCCCGCAGGGGCTTCAGTAGATCATCCAACCCACCTTTAATCGAGCCGTTTTCGTCCAGTTGGATTTGGGATTTATCCAAGAGTCCAGCAACAATATCTGGATCGTGAGCATCGCCGGTCAATGCCATCTTAATTGCGGTGCTCATTTTTAATTCACTGAGGTCAGATGAATATTTATCAGCTGCGGTTTTGTTTTCATCCTGCAGCTTTGTGATTTTCTCCTGAAGAGAAGCATTGTCTCCGGCTGACTTTTTCAAGTCTTCCAATTGTTTATCCCGATCTTTCAAGGTATCTTCCGCAGTCTTTTTAGCCGTATTGACCTCATTGAACTTGTCCTTTGGAATCCAACTGCCATCGGACACTAACGCAATTTTATGTTTGTCACCTGCCTTTTCAAAGACTTTGTTGAACAATTCCTCTCCAAGCAATTCTTTCAAATCCATCTATAACACCATCCCATTTGGTTTATTTAGCGCAACCCCGCCATGGGCAGCCGTAATACTCCGGCAAACGAGCAAAAAGGGCCGCGGCAGTCTCAACCGTGGCCCAATATAAAAAGCACCCTCGCGTATTGGAGAGTGCTTTATTTCTTGCTTTTCAATTCTTTTCTCGTCTGTTCAACTTCTTCCTTGGAATACCCACACTGTTTCATGAGGTCATCAACAAAATCATCACCCGTTTTTGTAAAATCCGGACTCAACGGTACGTCATTGTATTCGCGGATCACGTTTTGTGGCCGTGAAGTCTTCGCCATATCCCCACCCCGTTTCCTTGATAAGTCTAAGAATCACCTGGTAATCAAAGTATTCATCCTGCGCTGTCTTTGACATTGTAGCATACTTCTTATCCTTTTGTAACAAGGCATAGACCTCAGAGAATATGCCCGGGAGCATACTACGTAGCGCTACTGAATCAATTGTGGAATCCGCGGCATAAACAAAGCTTATGCCCCCGTTGTGCCCAGAAGCAATAACCGCCTGAACGGAGAGATAATTAGCCAAATTCCTGGAATCTAACACATTCACCCGCGTCCCGCGTGGATGGTTATGGGTCAAAATAATGGAACGCGAAGGTGCTGCCCTGAGCTTCTTATCTACCTCCTCGGTGAATGCCACCTTATTGACGGAACCAGTAAGCCGGGCAATTTCTTCCCCTGTAGTCTTGTCCAGCATTACAACAATTTCTTTAGCTTCCTTATATCCACTTCGGGCAACCTCGCGGTTAATATCCGCTACTCTCTCCAGTACTTCATCCGTCACATCAGGCAAGTCAGCAAAATAGCTGGCACGCGGATTATATTTCCGGTTTACCACACCCCGCCGTGGTTCTTCAACTCCAGCTTCGAAATCATCCATTGTCGGCACTGAAAAAGCTTGTTGCTGTGGTATTGGAATATCCTTTGTTGGTCCACCTGGAATCTCGATAGTAGGCAATGGGGTTTCAGGTGTCTTCTTGGATGGTACCTCCACGGTAACCGCTTCAGAAGCTTCCGGAGCGTATTTCTCTTCCCACTCTGGATATGCTATATCCTCTGGTACCTCGTATGTCTTTCCATCATCATCACGAGCCACCCGCTCTTTGATGTTATCGTCATAGTGCGGTATAGTCGTAGATCGGCAGTAAGCATGCATAGGCGGGTAATTGACGTTAACCTGAGCATCTTCAACATCAAATACCTTACCGTCTAGATCTCGACAAGTAATGGAAGTACGACTGTCTAGCGTGGCAGTGTAACGGTATTGCTCTACCCCAAGTTCTTTGTAACCAGCTATACGAGACTGACCAGCGAAGTATGCTGATTCCGTCAGTATCAATCTTTCTGCGTTCTTGCGCGAGACCCCCAGCCGATCCTGCAACTGCTGAACCATCTGTTTTGATGTATCCCCTCGGATAAGTCCTTGAGTAAAGATATTCCGCAGCTCACCATTCAACCTTACTCGATCGGTCCATATACGAGATGAGAAGTTACTACCATCTGGTGCCCATGGAGCCGAAAGGATAGCTTCAAGCTGTCGTTTATCTACTTTTGAGAATGATGCTCCTATACCGATGCCCTTTTCAAGTTCAAAAATACTCCGATAGTAACCATCCTTGTAGACGTTACCCAGCAGCTCTGTGGTGCCTGACAGACGCTTAGCAGATAATTCCTCAACATGTTGCTTCATCTGCAATTGAATGGATTCTAAGCGGGTAACACGTACTCTTATGCTGGCATTCTCTAATTCCTTCATCCACCGCTGATCAATGGCGTTCTCTTTACCGCGAGCAATGTAATCCTCAACGGTCCATTTGAATTCTTTGAGCTCGCCTGCTTTGAGAACTTGTTTAGCAGCGGATAAGCTAACGATCCCGTTATTATCTGCAAACCGCTGATAGAAATTGTTAACGTCCGTCTGGATAGATATCTGAGCCTTGCGGTATTCCTTATTCATTGACTTTGTGAATGGAACTCCCTTGTTAAGCAGAGATTCATTCAACCGCTCCATTCGCTTTGACCAGTAAGCTTCTGATCTCATTTCTCATCATCTTCTTCCGGCTTAGCATTGCCTTTAGAA
This window of the Paenibacillus sp. FSL R10-2734 genome carries:
- a CDS encoding major capsid protein; this translates as MKTIFDLVDAESIGTYYNTVTSEEIPYLGETLFPSKKQKGLTLKWIKGSKGLPVALMPSAFDAKATLRDRIGFKDVKTKMPFFREAMSIGEEERQELLELMASTNEQYYMPLINNIYDDATTLVKGALVNPERMRMQLLSTGKILITANRQNYDYDYQMPDNHKVTLTGDDKWSNPDADIVGDIQEIQQTMDDDRGVQLTKAICTRKTWGYIMKNKAIRLDMNPLGGQNIIMTDALMRQYLLNKLGISISVYNKKYELQDGSSHLYYPDDFITFIPDGTLGNTYFGTTPEEADLMSGATVAQVNIVETGVAITTIKEPHPVNVQTIVSEITLPSFESIDNIYIVKVA
- a CDS encoding minor capsid protein → MRSEAYWSKRMERLNESLLNKGVPFTKSMNKEYRKAQISIQTDVNNFYQRFADNNGIVSLSAAKQVLKAGELKEFKWTVEDYIARGKENAIDQRWMKELENASIRVRVTRLESIQLQMKQHVEELSAKRLSGTTELLGNVYKDGYYRSIFELEKGIGIGASFSKVDKRQLEAILSAPWAPDGSNFSSRIWTDRVRLNGELRNIFTQGLIRGDTSKQMVQQLQDRLGVSRKNAERLILTESAYFAGQSRIAGYKELGVEQYRYTATLDSRTSITCRDLDGKVFDVEDAQVNVNYPPMHAYCRSTTIPHYDDNIKERVARDDDGKTYEVPEDIAYPEWEEKYAPEASEAVTVEVPSKKTPETPLPTIEIPGGPTKDIPIPQQQAFSVPTMDDFEAGVEEPRRGVVNRKYNPRASYFADLPDVTDEVLERVADINREVARSGYKEAKEIVVMLDKTTGEEIARLTGSVNKVAFTEEVDKKLRAAPSRSIILTHNHPRGTRVNVLDSRNLANYLSVQAVIASGHNGGISFVYAADSTIDSVALRSMLPGIFSEVYALLQKDKKYATMSKTAQDEYFDYQVILRLIKETGWGYGEDFTATKRDPRIQ
- a CDS encoding phage head-tail connector protein; its protein translation is MPEEIQKYLIRLKQLLLIPFEDTSKDSRLLFVLETIVQEIKTYCNIPSIPEALDNVVLHIAEDYYRTKYPTEFEQTVPAVTSIKRGDVTTAFGSAKATVTVGSGAAFVRNYSAQLQAFRRLRW
- a CDS encoding phage scaffolding protein, translating into MDLKELLGEELFNKVFEKAGDKHKIALVSDGSWIPKDKFNEVNTAKKTAEDTLKDRDKQLEDLKKSAGDNASLQEKITKLQDENKTAADKYSSDLSELKMSTAIKMALTGDAHDPDIVAGLLDKSQIQLDENGSIKGGLDDLLKPLRESKGFLFAEKQESKPPAFRGTTPSDSKPSGGGGQQPENFGKLLADQRNAGGKDLEKARESYFN
- a CDS encoding ABC transporter ATP-binding protein, producing MQFGMVAAERAALESTYEGLCTVSEMKDVKDPVSGKTRQQPVVVLADEPCGLSQSTLPSATQTVTSDKVEYDAKLFISPDVTIKPGSRITVQQNGMEFKGEQAGKAFRYATHQEIKLKEVLNA